The proteins below come from a single Ovis canadensis isolate MfBH-ARS-UI-01 breed Bighorn chromosome 23, ARS-UI_OviCan_v2, whole genome shotgun sequence genomic window:
- the CCDC68 gene encoding coiled-coil domain-containing protein 68 isoform X1, with translation MTTVTGTVAVPQRGKTEDDSALYESPSAHIIEETEYVKKIRTTLEKIRNQIFRDEVRHSSTNHKLDAKRCGNIQNGSDSAVDSSCGSLDLLMERIKEKDLQLLEMNKENEVLKIKLEASREAGAAALRNAAQRLLENYQTRSEEVRKKHEDRRHLLQVDKLEKEQKLKQHVENLDQIAEKLEEKHKQITELENLVQRMEKEKRTLLEKKLSLENKLLHLKSNATNAKSCQDLQKEISLLQEQISHLQFVIHSQHQNLRSVIQEIEALKNNLKEQDKRIEDLQEKVNILEAQNKELKTKVALWPETPRMKVSKAVSTSELKTEGTTPYLMLVKLRK, from the exons ATGACAACAGTAACGGGGACCGTGGCAGTGCCCCAGAGGGGGAAGACGGAAGATGATTCTGCCTTGTACGAGTCCCCATCAGCTCACATTATTGAAGAGACCGAATACGTGAAAAAG attcgaACTACTCTGGAAAAGATCCgaaatcaaatatttagagatgaAGTAAGACATAGCAGTACAAATCACAAACTAGATGCAAAG CGCTGTGGAAACATTCAAAATGGCTCTGACTCTGCGGTGGATTCCTCTTGTGGCAGTTTGGATCTGCTCAtggaaaggataaaagaaaaagaccTACAGCTCTTAGAAATGAACAAAGAGAATGAAGTGTTGAAAATCAAG CTCGAAGCCTCCAGAGAAGCAGGAGCAGCGGCTCTAAGAAATGCGGCCCAGAGATTACTGGAAAACTATCAAACACGGTCTGAAGAAGTTAGAAAGAAGCATGAGGACAGGCGGCACCTCCTCCAG GTTGACaaacttgaaaaagaacagaaattgaaACAACATGTTGAAAATCTGGATCAAATTGCTGAAAAGCTTGAAGAAAAACATAAGCAAATCACAGAGTTGGAGAATCTTGTACAAAGAATGGAAAAG GAAAAGAGAACACTGCTAGAAAAAAAACTGTCTTTGGAAAACAAGCTTCTGCATCTCAAATCCAACGCTACAAATGCTAAAAG TTGCCAGGATCTTCAAAAGGagatttccctcctccaggagcagATCTCACATCTGCAGTTTGTGattcactcccagcatcagaacctGCGCAGTGTCATCCAGGAG ATAGAGGccttaaaaaataacttaaaagaaCAAGATAAGAGAATTGAAGATCTGCAAGAAAAAGTTAACATACTGGAAGCCCAG aaCAAAGAACTAAAAACCAAGGTGGCGCTCTGGCCTGAAACTCCTAGGATGAAGGTATCAAAGGCTGTCTCTACAAG TGAACTGAAGACTGAAGGCACAACCCCATATCTGATGTTGGTGAAACTACGGAAATGA
- the CCDC68 gene encoding coiled-coil domain-containing protein 68 isoform X2, giving the protein MTTVTGTVAVPQRGKTEDDSALYESPSAHIIEETEYVKKIRTTLEKIRNQIFRDEVRHSSTNHKLDAKRCGNIQNGSDSAVDSSCGSLDLLMERIKEKDLQLLEMNKENEVLKIKLEASREAGAAALRNAAQRLLENYQTRSEEVRKKHEDRRHLLQVDKLEKEQKLKQHVENLDQIAEKLEEKHKQITELENLVQRMEKIEALKNNLKEQDKRIEDLQEKVNILEAQNKELKTKVALWPETPRMKVSKAVSTSELKTEGTTPYLMLVKLRK; this is encoded by the exons ATGACAACAGTAACGGGGACCGTGGCAGTGCCCCAGAGGGGGAAGACGGAAGATGATTCTGCCTTGTACGAGTCCCCATCAGCTCACATTATTGAAGAGACCGAATACGTGAAAAAG attcgaACTACTCTGGAAAAGATCCgaaatcaaatatttagagatgaAGTAAGACATAGCAGTACAAATCACAAACTAGATGCAAAG CGCTGTGGAAACATTCAAAATGGCTCTGACTCTGCGGTGGATTCCTCTTGTGGCAGTTTGGATCTGCTCAtggaaaggataaaagaaaaagaccTACAGCTCTTAGAAATGAACAAAGAGAATGAAGTGTTGAAAATCAAG CTCGAAGCCTCCAGAGAAGCAGGAGCAGCGGCTCTAAGAAATGCGGCCCAGAGATTACTGGAAAACTATCAAACACGGTCTGAAGAAGTTAGAAAGAAGCATGAGGACAGGCGGCACCTCCTCCAG GTTGACaaacttgaaaaagaacagaaattgaaACAACATGTTGAAAATCTGGATCAAATTGCTGAAAAGCTTGAAGAAAAACATAAGCAAATCACAGAGTTGGAGAATCTTGTACAAAGAATGGAAAAG ATAGAGGccttaaaaaataacttaaaagaaCAAGATAAGAGAATTGAAGATCTGCAAGAAAAAGTTAACATACTGGAAGCCCAG aaCAAAGAACTAAAAACCAAGGTGGCGCTCTGGCCTGAAACTCCTAGGATGAAGGTATCAAAGGCTGTCTCTACAAG TGAACTGAAGACTGAAGGCACAACCCCATATCTGATGTTGGTGAAACTACGGAAATGA